The sequence TAAAAACGGATCAGTGTGGAGTCATCAATGAGGGCATCACCTGTTTGCAGATAAGGCATTTTCCCCTTGGGGGCTTTGGCATAGCCCCCTGTCTGGCACTGGTAGTTGCAGCCTGCCATCTTAAGAAGCAGTTCTGCTTTTGTGACAAAGGGGCTCATATCAGGTAAGCCAAAGGCGGGACCAAAGGTATAAAGAATTATCATTGTGTCAGTATCACTCATTAAGAAATAAAGTTATTTTGCCGGTGGGCTGATTTGTTTTGTCCGTTTCACCAAAGGGCCTGCGATTTATCTTTATTAATAAGTGCGGATAGTTTTTCTTGTAACTGATCCGGCTCACGTTTGCCGTCACGAAACATAATAACGGGGCTGAAAACAGGGGTTTTACCGATGGATAGCTGTGCAACGTTATCCGGGCTAATCGTGTAGCGCCCCAGTGTTTGCGCCAGTGGCCAATCCAGATCCGGGAAAACAACATAGGCCAGCTCGGAGCACACAATGCGCTCATGCGTCATGACGTCAAAATTAAAATCGTACTCTTTGCCCAGCTGCTGCACTGCTGTGAGCGCGGCATTACGCTGATAATCTTTATTGGTGTGGCGCTGATCGCGCAGCACTACAAGATCATCAATATTCATAAAGTGATCAAGCGTGCTTAGCGTTACACCGGAGCGTAGCGCTTCGACAATCCGCTTTCCCTGCCGCACCTGCTCCTGCCACTGGCCTGGGATTGTGTCCCATGCGCCTATTTCTTTTAGCTCTGCCTCGCTGCCCAGCCATAAAGCCATATGGCCATAGTGGCCGGGAATCATTTTATCGGTGAGGCGAAAAGGTGTTTTTTCCAGCAGGATATCCAGTGGCTTCATTTCTGCTTCAAGCCGGGCAAGTGCATCTTTATCCAGTTTACGCAGCTTACCGCTACGCGTTTGCACCAGCCCCACCATCTGGCCAAAGCCAAGGCTCAGGCCAAAGCTGAGCGTATTCACAGCCACTTTTTTCTGCTGATTAAAGTCTTCCAGCACAAAGCCCGTAATTTGCAGCGGGCTGATCCGGGCGGTTTTGCGCTGGTTCACATACCAGACAGTGCTCTGGCTGAGTGCATAGAGATATTGTTCGGTGGTATTGGGGGTGATACCGCTTTCGCGCTGGATTTTAAAATACTGATCGACTAAGTCGCTGGCTAAACGCAATTGGTTATGTACATCGCCAGAGCGATATTGGTGGATAAGCTGGTCAATTTGCACGGTGTTTTTTATATCGTAATTGAGCAAATAGCGGACTTCAGCATTTTGTACATAGGGCTCGATCGCAATCTGATAGCTATCCATCAGCACCAGCGCTGCAGCCAGCCCGCGTTCAATATCTAAAAGTGTGTTTTTACCCGTTTCATCATAGGGGTTGAGGGATGGCGCCCATCTGTGGGCGGTATTGCAAAGCTCGGGCAGGCCTACTGTGCTTGGTTTCTGGATATTAAGGCGGATAGGCGAAGTCAGTGAAAAACAAGGGGCTACACGCTCTACTTCAGGCATTAAAAGTGCACGTATGGCCAGATAGCGCTGAATAATACTGCGTAATTGCTCGCTTTGCTGACGATTTAATTTAGGCGTATCGCTGCTACTGATAATTTGGTGCAATTCAGCAAAGCGATAGGCTTCTGAGCGAATGCTAATGAGCTCGCTGATATGGTTTTGAAAATCCTGTAAATTACTGGCCGCATGGGCGGGTATGCAGAAGCTAAAAAATAGCGCTGCCCATTGAAACCACCGTGTAGTACGGGTTATCAGAGATTTAGGCAGGAGAGTGTGGGGTTTCATATTTTCTCGATAGCAAAATAAACAGGCAGGCCAGGCTTGCAATCAGATGTTTGAGGGTATGGCCGGAAATAATCTGATGCAGGGCATTAAACCAGAGTATATCTTGCAGCTCGGCGATTTTAGCCAAAATATAGCAAAGGCTTGCAGATAGCATAAGCCAGAAGGCACGATGCTTTCTACTGATTTGCCATTGCCATAAAGGTAGCAGAATCAAAGGCAAAGCCTGTAGTAATAGATAGGGGCGCAAATCTTGTGTGAGCACCCAGTATTCCACAGAAAATATAGCCCATAAGGCCAGTGGCACAGCAAACCACTGGCTTTTTAGCTGCCCGTGTAATTGGCTGGCAAGGGCTGCCAGAAAACCTGCACAGGCCAGGGCAATCGGCAGACGATCCCAGATTAGTCGCGTGTTATCCGGGGCGAGGTGATACCAGGCCGAGCCCAGCGCGGTGAGAATCAGGCTGGAAAAACCTAAAAGCCAGCCTGTACGGCTAATGCCCCTCTGAGGCCAGCTTAGTTTTAAACCCCAAAAACCAATAATGGCAAAGCCCAGATTAGAGAATACATCGCAAAAATTGGGTACTCCCAGCCCTATACGCTGATCAGCAAAATCATGGTAATGCGCATGCTGGGCAATGGGGCCATGCCAGAGCATCAGCAGGGCCAGCAGGGCGATAATCCATAAAGCAGGTTTGAAGCAGGCCTGGGCCGTATTGGTTTGATGATGCATTAAATGCCTTTTAATTATTAGCCAGC comes from Iodobacter ciconiae and encodes:
- a CDS encoding YiiX/YebB-like N1pC/P60 family cysteine hydrolase → MKPHTLLPKSLITRTTRWFQWAALFFSFCIPAHAASNLQDFQNHISELISIRSEAYRFAELHQIISSSDTPKLNRQQSEQLRSIIQRYLAIRALLMPEVERVAPCFSLTSPIRLNIQKPSTVGLPELCNTAHRWAPSLNPYDETGKNTLLDIERGLAAALVLMDSYQIAIEPYVQNAEVRYLLNYDIKNTVQIDQLIHQYRSGDVHNQLRLASDLVDQYFKIQRESGITPNTTEQYLYALSQSTVWYVNQRKTARISPLQITGFVLEDFNQQKKVAVNTLSFGLSLGFGQMVGLVQTRSGKLRKLDKDALARLEAEMKPLDILLEKTPFRLTDKMIPGHYGHMALWLGSEAELKEIGAWDTIPGQWQEQVRQGKRIVEALRSGVTLSTLDHFMNIDDLVVLRDQRHTNKDYQRNAALTAVQQLGKEYDFNFDVMTHERIVCSELAYVVFPDLDWPLAQTLGRYTISPDNVAQLSIGKTPVFSPVIMFRDGKREPDQLQEKLSALINKDKSQALW